Genomic window (Armatimonadia bacterium):
AAGCCCTCGGCTATCAGGACAGGAGCGAGGGGAAGCTGTGCGGCGTGGTCCTGATCTTCACCGACATCCGCACACCCGACATGGCCTTCTCGCGGCAGGTCTACGCACCGGACAAGCTGCGGCGACTGCGGTCGAAGCTGACGGAGAGCGACAGCAGCGAGTTCACGGTCGCGGCCTACCAGGCGGGGGAGAAGACGCAGATCATCCTCCACTCGCTGGTGGGGAAAGCGCAGCAGACAACCGCAGCCGCGAGCGTCAACCGCACTCGAAGTGCACCCGCGGCGACGCGACCGGTATCGACGCCGCCACCACCTCCGCCGCCGGATACTTCGGGCGCACGAGCCCTGCTCATCGTGGTGGCGCTGGTCTGTCTGCTGGCCATGGCAGCCTTGCCCTTCACCTGGCGCCATCGCCTGGCCATCGGTGACGTGCGCGAGAGTGTGCGAGCCCTTGGCGGGCGCTTCAAGGTGCTGGCGGGCCAGGGAATCAGTCCGCGAGGCGCCGTGTATGTTCGTGCGCCGGGCCTCGAGGGGCAGACGCTGGTGACGCTTGAGGGGCGAGGACCGCAGCTTGTCGCCATCGCTCGCAGTGGCGTGCGCCTCAATGACGGACGCAGCGAAGTGGCGATTCCGCTGGGTCGTCCCTGTACGCTGAGACTGTCCATTGACGGTGTGCCGGGGGAGCAGAACCTCGAGGTGCAGACGCAGGAGTTCTTCGCATCGAATACGGGCCCGATCCTGGGAATGGCTATCGCCTTCCTGGTGGTCGTGGCCTGCATCATCGGCTAGCTGTCTCCAGGACCGGCGGACCACCTGCCGGCGCGCTGGGCCGAAGCCTGACGGAGGCGAGAGTCTTGGAGCAAGTGCTGTACCTGTTCGCCATGCTGCACAACGCCCATGACCTGGGGTTGATGTTGGGTGTGCTGGTCGGCGCCTGGATCGCGTCCCTGCTCATCTTCTGGGTGTTCTTCAGCGGCTGCTCCCTGGGCGCCGGCCTCTCGATGCGAGTGGGCTGCACCTTCGGTGTGGTCCTGATGCTCATCTGCACCTGCTTCATCTTCCGCGACCTCAAGGAGTACTTCATCTGGTGGCACTACACGCCGGGGCCGACGCCCGCGGTGATGGCCGACGCGATTCTCCTGTGGGGGCTGTCGGTCGTGTGGCTGATCCTGATCTGGGCGATCTGGCCGAGGCCGCGACGTCTTGAGGCCGCGCTGTGAGGCGGCCGGCTGGTTGCACGACGGAATGGTCTGCGCGTATGAAGGAGCCTGACTGATGCCCACGACCTTCAATCCCGTCTTCATCCTGGCGCTCGGGGGAACCGGAACGCAGGTAGCGCGACTGCTGCGCGACCGTCTTGCCTGGCGCTATGGAGACCCGGCGAACATCCCCTTCGTCCGGTTCCTGTTCGTCGACACCGACCACAATAACCCCGATGCTGCGGGGCCTGACGGGATTCAGATCAACCCGCCGGGAGGCCAGATCGACCGGATGCTGGCGCATCCCGAGGAGTTCGACCATATCGGTCTGAAGGACTGGATCGATATGGACGCGCTCAAGCGAGCCGACAAGGGCGGCTTCCAGCAGGGAGCGGCCGGCATCCGCATGTTCGGCCGCCTGGCCCTGCTCAGTTCGCAGAGCTTTCAGAATCTCTGGCAGCAGATCAGCCGCAAGGTCAAGGAGATCCTGACCGTCACCGACACCGACATCAAGGACCAGTTGGGCCTCGATCCGAACGCAGAGATTCGCGTCGGGCCTGCGCGGTGCTATGTCATCTCCTCAAGCTGTGGCGGCACGGGCAGCGGCACCTTCATCGACGTGGGCTACATCCTCCACGAGATCCTGCAGAAGGAGGGCCTGGACGCTCGTCGCCTCGGCATCCTGGCCATTGCCCGCCAGGATGCGACCAGCGAGCGGCAGTTCACTCGCAACACGGCGGCCAGCCTTTCGGAGCTGGACTACTACAACCGCAGCGGGGTCATCTACGATGCCAAGTTCCCGCAGCAGGGAGCCGTGAAGACCCGGGCAGCGGCCTTCGACTACTGCTACCTGGTGTCGCCCTCAGGCCCGAAGGGTCCCCTGGGCTTCAGCGAGTTCCTCAGCAGCGTGGCCGAGTACATCTACGTTGATGTGATTGCCCAGACCCAGGAGGCGCAGTCACGCCGTGACGACTTCGGCCCCGACATGGCCGAGTACGATCTGGACGGCTACCCGCTGCGGTTCCTGACCTTCGGCGTCTCCTCGATCGAGTTCCCTGCCGACGTGTGCCACAAGGCCTGCACCTATGGGACGATCGCCGAGTTCGTGGAGGCGTGGCTACAGACCGATGGACGACGGATCGCCAACGATGGTGCGCTTCCCCTCGACCCGGGAGATGCGGACAAGCTTGCGCTGAACCAGGCCCTCGGTGTCGCGTCGACCCGGGTCGAGGACGACCCGGTCCTGGAAGAGCTCACGCAGGTTCCGGAGGACCTCGCCGACGTGCTGGGCGGCGTTCGACCGCAGGACTGGATGAACCAGGAGATCCGCAAGCTCTTTGAGGGCGAACCGGATGCCAACGCCTTCAGCGACCTCCAGCGCAGACTCGACCAGGCCTTCTCCAAGGAGGGGTACTTCACTCGCTGTGTAGAGCTGAACCTGCGACGACTACGGGGCGGCCGGTGGCTCGAGAACGCCTTGCTCCAGACGCTGCTTCCCGTGGTCTTCGACCTCAAGCGCGGTCCTCGCTATGCGCTCGGATTGGTGCGCGGTCTCCAGGCAGGTCTGGCGGATGAACTCAAGCGCATGGATGCTGAGATCAAGCGTCCGGCAGTCGGTGAGTACACCCTGGAGGATGCGCGGCAGGCCGTCGAGGCCGTGCGACGCGACTGGCTGCTGCGAGTTCCGCCGCTGATCGGGTTCACCTGGATCAATGAGAGTGCTGCACGCCGTGAGGCGCTCAAGCCGCGAGTCCTGGTGTGTGACGCCTACAACCGCAGAGCCGAGCAGTTGGTCATCGGGGCCAAGCGGCAGCTCTATGCTGAGCTCCTTGATCCGGCCCTGAAGGCCCTGGAGTCCCGCCTCAGCAACCTTCTGCAGTACCTGACGGCGTGGCACAACGAGGCTGGCCAGGAGTACGCCGAGATCCTGGCACGGCCGCTGGATCGCCGCACCGCGATGCTGTTCTCCGAGCAGGTTGTGCAGCTCAAGATGGACCGCGTGATGAAGGACGTGGATGAGGGCACGCGGGACAAGTTCTACCTCTCGCTGTTGGAGCCCACGCGAACGGCAGCTCTACGCGAGGCGCTCACGGCGACTCTGGACCGCGATGAGAGCCGGGCCTTCACGGCGGCTTACCCCCGAGATGCCGCCCGT
Coding sequences:
- a CDS encoding tubulin-like doman-containing protein, with amino-acid sequence MPTTFNPVFILALGGTGTQVARLLRDRLAWRYGDPANIPFVRFLFVDTDHNNPDAAGPDGIQINPPGGQIDRMLAHPEEFDHIGLKDWIDMDALKRADKGGFQQGAAGIRMFGRLALLSSQSFQNLWQQISRKVKEILTVTDTDIKDQLGLDPNAEIRVGPARCYVISSSCGGTGSGTFIDVGYILHEILQKEGLDARRLGILAIARQDATSERQFTRNTAASLSELDYYNRSGVIYDAKFPQQGAVKTRAAAFDYCYLVSPSGPKGPLGFSEFLSSVAEYIYVDVIAQTQEAQSRRDDFGPDMAEYDLDGYPLRFLTFGVSSIEFPADVCHKACTYGTIAEFVEAWLQTDGRRIANDGALPLDPGDADKLALNQALGVASTRVEDDPVLEELTQVPEDLADVLGGVRPQDWMNQEIRKLFEGEPDANAFSDLQRRLDQAFSKEGYFTRCVELNLRRLRGGRWLENALLQTLLPVVFDLKRGPRYALGLVRGLQAGLADELKRMDAEIKRPAVGEYTLEDARQAVEAVRRDWLLRVPPLIGFTWINESAARREALKPRVLVCDAYNRRAEQLVIGAKRQLYAELLDPALKALESRLSNLLQYLTAWHNEAGQEYAEILARPLDRRTAMLFSEQVVQLKMDRVMKDVDEGTRDKFYLSLLEPTRTAALREALTATLDRDESRAFTAAYPRDAARGGAIQLRYVEAIVETLRDRYRQHAPAGQPPIIYDERAIERFQDAAVESAGLSAEMGQVVDEAMEMAELNLQHPKYSDLQPVNPRDGWWAFFSGAQAANEWTEFKTQLSNGVNALAGTRGVSAPNPDKWLQEIADPYMVILLRERAAFPSRILRGYDISEREEKIQGSRAVSARVPEMTAFSRTGIRPQPPSERDLREAEQFFLGAVLLNLLQYSQERQEFSVELAQAPGLPRRLLTLSNDFSVTVSDLAYRNETRTILATMLQDKINQLGKEQALAVTSAVKSRIMVTETGEARTHEMAILGLRGLGDAQASNIVRGFEANMGLAPEGQRPADQPHPYADLNLDPAPGRRPGYYCRNRACQVFLGGELQTVPPQCPNCGRSFVPYTA